The Cyanobacteriota bacterium region CAAGTCGGGCAACACTAATGCAGTTCGATCGGCAATCTTCTGGGCTAGATCCTTGAAATCCCAGTACACCTGCCTTACAGCACTAGCATGGGCACCGATCGCGCCATCTGCAGGTTTCAGGTGAAAAATCGGCTTACGGGACTCTTGAGCCATGGGCATCAGGCTTTGATAGTGTTTCAGTAGCGCCAACCGATTCCGGTCGTTTTCTGGCGCAAGATTGGGATCATCTTGGGTTTGTAACACCTCGTTTTGTAACACTTCTGTATTATAAGTGTGAGGAATACGTTCTATCCATCGTTGAAATGCTTTCACAGGGCGGTCAAATCGCACACCGTGTTGCAAAATAACATAGCCCACTGGTTGCATGTTCCCCTTTGGCAGGGCAAGGTCTAGGGCTGGATTTTTAGGAATACGCTCCTGCCATTCTTCTCTCCAACGGCTTACGGTTGGACCAAGGTTCTTGAGACCCTGTAGTGAGAAAAGATCGGGTGAAAGGGGCACAACAACATAGTCTGAGGCAATCAGAGCTGCTCGGTTAATAGCTCCTAGGTTGGGGCCTAAATCAACCAGCACCACATCAGCACTCTTCGTAGATGCTGCTTGGCTCAATACTCGCCAGAACGCCGAAATAACCCTAAAGGCTCGTTCCTTGCGATCAAGACAATCAGACCATTGGGAAGATAATTCATCTTCAAATCCAGACAATTGCAAATCACCAATTAACAGGCTTAAACCATCCTCTATTGTTTCCAGACTTGGTGTTGCAATGTCACCAATGCCACTCAATAAAGGTTTGACGCAGCGAAAAATAGTATTATAGTCACTAGTCGCACTAGCTTCCCACACTTCTTCCAAGCGATCTTCATCCAGAAAAGCTGCTGTTAAATTCGCTTGAGGATCTAAATCTGCTGCTATGACGTTTAGCCCTAAGTCACAATACATCCAAGCTAAATGATAAACAAGCGATGTTTTACCAACGCCCCCCTTGTTGTTGAAGAAGGCAATAACGGGTGCAGTCATGACCGCCTCCTGATCATCACAGAAATATAGGAATCCTCAATAATAAATTCTGCTGGTGGATTTCCATTTTTTGCTAACTCCTTTTGGGCAGTGGGAATGCCGATGCCAAAGCGCTGAACATATCCCAGATTTTTCATAGCTTCTGCTAAATGGGGATTGCGATAATCAGTAACACCTTTACCAAAGTTTTGACGATTCACTTGTCCAAACAAGCCACCTGGACTGTGAATTTCAATACGATCGTTAAACCAATAGACCCGCACAGGGGCATTGGTTTCCTCATAGGAACGATGCATAACAGCATTTCGCACAAGCTGCTGTAACGCCACGATCGGGTAATCGGGCTGCTTAATTTCCACAGGCTGTGCTGTGATATCAGAAGCGGTTGAAATATTGGCTTGCAGAACTTCATCGACATAGCGCAGTAAATCAATTAGGGAGCCACTAATCTCTCTTTGATCTCGAATCGGATCAGTTAACTCTGTACCGTCAAAGCGGACAAATTGGATGTAAAACCCTGGAATAAATTGCCTAGGGTCTTTGCCAATTACTAAAATACCTAAGCCCGTTGGATATGAATCTGGTTCTGGAGTTGCAAATCGCAATGAGATTAGTTGCTGTGTTAACGATCACTGATTTGCGGCTAATACGTCTGGTGCTAATGCTGATGCTAAATATTCACGTTGGAAACTATCTAGATTTAGATCATCAATAGACGCAGAGATAAACGGACGTAAATCAAATGGCAAGTCCCTAGCACGTCGTTTTTCATTCAGGCGACGTTCTTCTTCAAGTGTAGCGATTGCGCGTCTAGGGCCAACTCGGATATAGGTTCGTCCGTCGAATCTGACCGGCGGAGCATCTGACGGTTCCACAATCACCACAGCCAATTCACAGTCATTTAGGATCCGTTTGTTAACTTGCAACACTGGCATTGGTAGAATCCTTCCTTCAGAGCGGATGTTAGCGAGGCTGAGGAGAAGCTCGTCTGTAATCGGCAAATTGGCACAGGTACCGTCATCGTTAACTCCTATGAAAAGAACCCCAGGCTTTTGGTGGTTTGGTAGATCGTTAGCGAACGCACAAATTGCCTGTCTGATCTTCTTTCCGTCTGAAGTTGCCGCTTTACGCTCGACTCTATCGGATTCGAGATCACCCAGAAGTGCTGTCAGCTCTTGATCATCCATGTATTAGTTCTTAGATCTTCTCTACTATCTTACTCATTGGAATCATTTCCTCACTGAATCATAGTTATCAGAAGCAGAGTTGCACTAGACCAGGCGATTAGCTCAGCAAAGCAGTCAACTATGCTGCTAGTCTCAAAAACTAGAACATGAGACATTACCCTATTCAGTTCCCTGTCGGCAGCCTCTAGACTGGGGACTCATCATGTGGCTGTTTTGCGGAGGGTTGGGACGATCGTCAGCATCCCACCAGTCAAGTGTTACATCGACTAGATACTCTAGGAATGATTACTGGCATCTACAAGCTGGTTCTCTTGGCGCAGGTACGCCTCGATAAATAGGTCAAGGCCACCGTTCATGACATCTGTAATGTTGGTGGTTTCAGTGCCTGTGCGCAGATCTTTGACCAGTTGGTAAGGATGAAACACATAGTTGCGGATTTGGTTGCCCCAAGCAGCCTCTACCATATCACCTCGAATGTCAGCAATTTCCTTGGCGCGTTGCTCCTGGGCAATCACCAGTAGTTTGGCTTTTAATCGGGCAAGGGCTTTTTCCTTGTTTTGGAGTTGCGATCGCTCTTCAGTGCAGCGTACCATCAACCCTGTAGGAATATGGCGAATCTGTACTGCTGTTTCCACCTTGTTAACGTTTTGGCCACCCTTGCCGCCCGAGCGGCTAGTGGTAATTTCTAGATCCTTGTCAGGAATGTCTAAGGTGACCTCATGGTCAATCATGGGCATAACCTCCACCCCAGCAAAGCTAGTTTGCCGCTTGTCATTGGCATTAAAGGGCGAGATGCGCACTAAGCGATGGGTGCCTTTTTCAG contains the following coding sequences:
- a CDS encoding AAA family ATPase; this encodes MTAPVIAFFNNKGGVGKTSLVYHLAWMYCDLGLNVIAADLDPQANLTAAFLDEDRLEEVWEASATSDYNTIFRCVKPLLSGIGDIATPSLETIEDGLSLLIGDLQLSGFEDELSSQWSDCLDRKERAFRVISAFWRVLSQAASTKSADVVLVDLGPNLGAINRAALIASDYVVVPLSPDLFSLQGLKNLGPTVSRWREEWQERIPKNPALDLALPKGNMQPVGYVILQHGVRFDRPVKAFQRWIERIPHTYNTEVLQNEVLQTQDDPNLAPENDRNRLALLKHYQSLMPMAQESRKPIFHLKPADGAIGAHASAVRQVYWDFKDLAQKIADRTALVLPDLQQTREPQLNQVVLLK